A DNA window from Syntrophaceae bacterium contains the following coding sequences:
- a CDS encoding efflux RND transporter periplasmic adaptor subunit, giving the protein MKKKRIVIAVFLVLLAGVGALVYWGQWRNQRQELYYSGTIEATNANLAFQAPGRVVLVAVREGEAVAKDQFLAELEPSELKARQEQAKANLERARHVQAQAGTVHGIYRETLPADVLRAEANLKAVRSAAEDSRKNAARYEQLFSRGVVTEKERDAVRLKADTDRDRLAEAEAVLVQAKSNLKKIDAAQQDLAGARSAAEAALASLDQATIQSGYAKLSAPFAGIVTSRNVEPGEVVTAGREVLTVTDLSTVDLKIFVDETEIGKVKPGQKVEVKVDTFPKKTFEGRVTFISPEGEFTPKIIQTKKERVKLVYLVKVNVPNPNLELKSGMPADAWLK; this is encoded by the coding sequence ATGAAAAAGAAACGGATTGTCATCGCGGTTTTCCTGGTCCTCCTGGCGGGTGTGGGCGCCCTCGTCTACTGGGGCCAGTGGAGGAACCAGCGGCAGGAGCTGTACTATTCGGGAACCATCGAGGCCACGAACGCCAACCTGGCCTTCCAGGCCCCGGGACGGGTCGTCCTGGTTGCCGTCAGGGAGGGAGAGGCCGTGGCGAAGGACCAGTTCCTGGCGGAGCTGGAACCGTCGGAACTGAAGGCCCGGCAAGAGCAGGCGAAGGCAAACCTGGAGCGGGCCCGGCACGTCCAGGCACAGGCCGGGACGGTTCACGGCATCTACCGGGAGACCCTGCCTGCCGACGTGCTCAGGGCCGAGGCGAACCTCAAGGCCGTTCGGAGCGCTGCGGAGGACAGCCGGAAGAATGCCGCCCGATACGAGCAGCTCTTTTCCCGGGGGGTGGTGACGGAGAAGGAGCGGGACGCAGTCCGGCTCAAGGCCGATACCGACCGAGATCGGCTGGCCGAGGCCGAGGCGGTCCTCGTCCAGGCAAAATCGAACCTGAAAAAGATCGATGCGGCCCAGCAAGACCTGGCGGGCGCCCGTTCCGCCGCGGAGGCGGCCCTGGCCTCCCTGGACCAGGCAACGATCCAGTCGGGCTATGCGAAACTGTCGGCTCCCTTTGCGGGCATCGTCACCAGCCGGAACGTCGAGCCGGGTGAGGTCGTCACGGCGGGTCGGGAGGTCCTGACCGTCACCGATCTCTCCACGGTGGACCTGAAGATCTTCGTCGACGAGACGGAGATCGGCAAGGTCAAGCCCGGACAGAAGGTGGAGGTGAAGGTGGACACCTTCCCGAAGAAAACCTTCGAGGGCCGGGTGACCTTCATTTCTCCCGAGGGCGAGTTCACGCCCAAGATCATCCAGACGAAGAAGGAGAGGGTGAAGCTCGTCTACCTGGTGAAAGTGAATGTGCCCAACCCGAACCTGGAGCTGAAGTCGGGCATGCCGGCGGACGCCTGGCTGAAGTGA
- a CDS encoding TolC family protein — MKEKSIHASMILAGLLLLLGSTSCLAGEKMTLQESIDIALKQSLLVHSAREGVAGARAQEREALTGFLPKFSTSYGYTRLNEDPGMTVPSLGSFTTGTRDNYTWATEVRQPLFAGGGIVANWRAGKLGAEIARTDEQAAVNDLVLDVKTAYFNVLKVQRLVEAARQAVELLQAHRNMAKDFFDVGMVPKNDVLRAEVELANGKYNLTKAENVLEMAKANFNTILRRDVNERVDLEDIPDLRPFDGSLADVRKQALESRPEIKSYAMKTEQADRYVDAARSEFFPTISAVGHYERFGDTPGVSGSPYQDAESWYVGGMLNWNFWEWGRTKYRVDSVKSRRNQVQDALEGMKDRVTLEVKNAWLQLDEARKQVGVTKKAIEQAEENFRMSQERYREQVGTATEVLDAQTLLTRSRSDHAGALADYHIGLARLERAMGRR; from the coding sequence ATGAAAGAAAAGTCAATCCATGCATCCATGATCCTGGCCGGGCTGCTCCTGCTCCTGGGAAGCACGTCCTGCCTCGCGGGGGAGAAGATGACGCTTCAGGAAAGCATCGACATCGCCCTGAAGCAAAGCCTGCTCGTCCATTCGGCCCGGGAGGGCGTCGCGGGCGCCCGGGCCCAGGAGCGGGAGGCCTTAACGGGATTCCTGCCGAAGTTCTCGACGTCTTACGGCTACACCCGCCTCAACGAGGACCCCGGCATGACCGTTCCCAGCCTTGGCTCGTTCACGACGGGGACCCGGGACAACTACACCTGGGCCACGGAGGTCCGGCAGCCCCTCTTCGCCGGCGGCGGGATCGTGGCCAACTGGCGCGCCGGCAAGCTGGGCGCGGAGATCGCCCGGACGGACGAGCAGGCCGCCGTCAACGACCTCGTCCTGGACGTCAAGACGGCCTACTTCAACGTTCTGAAGGTGCAGCGTCTCGTGGAGGCGGCCCGGCAGGCGGTGGAACTGCTCCAGGCCCACCGGAACATGGCGAAGGACTTTTTCGACGTCGGGATGGTGCCCAAGAACGATGTCCTCCGGGCGGAGGTGGAGCTGGCCAACGGGAAGTACAACCTGACGAAGGCGGAGAACGTCCTCGAGATGGCGAAGGCGAACTTCAACACCATCCTGCGCCGGGACGTCAATGAACGGGTCGATCTGGAAGATATCCCGGATCTCCGGCCCTTCGACGGCTCCCTGGCGGACGTTCGGAAGCAGGCCTTGGAAAGCCGTCCCGAAATCAAGTCCTACGCCATGAAGACCGAGCAGGCCGACCGGTACGTGGACGCCGCGCGGAGCGAGTTCTTCCCCACCATCAGCGCCGTCGGCCACTACGAGCGTTTCGGCGACACCCCTGGCGTTTCCGGCAGTCCCTATCAGGACGCCGAGAGCTGGTACGTGGGGGGCATGCTGAACTGGAACTTCTGGGAATGGGGCCGCACGAAGTACCGGGTGGACTCCGTGAAGAGCCGCCGGAACCAGGTGCAGGACGCCCTGGAGGGCATGAAGGACCGGGTTACCCTGGAGGTCAAGAACGCCTGGCTCCAGCTCGATGAGGCCCGGAAGCAGGTGGGGGTGACGAAGAAGGCCATCGAGCAGGCGGAGGAGAATTTTCGCATGAGCCAGGAACGCTATCGCGAGCAGGTCGGGACGGCCACGGAGGTCCTGGACGCCCAGACGCTCCTGACCCGGTCCCGGTCTGATCACGCCGGCGCCCTGGCGGATTATCACATCGGTCTGGCCCGGCTGGAGCGGGCCATGGGGCGCCGATAG
- a CDS encoding ABC transporter ATP-binding protein: MRFGVVEAVREVSLAVEEGTLFGLVGSDGAGKSTLLRMAATMIAPLAGRITIDGLDVVKDRKKVKPLIGYMPQRFGLYADLTVDENLRFFMDVFNIPRAERIRRREKYLGFSNLLPFVDRPAGNLSGGMKQKLGLACVLVHEPRVLILDEPTNGVDPVSRQEFWDILKQMRQEGMTILVSTAYLDEGEKCDRLALMHKASLIETATPADVRADFPSLEEAMIARIRDVDEELANEAFQR, from the coding sequence ATGCGGTTCGGTGTCGTCGAGGCCGTCCGGGAGGTGTCCCTCGCGGTGGAGGAGGGGACCCTCTTCGGCCTGGTCGGCTCCGACGGGGCGGGGAAATCGACCCTGCTGCGCATGGCGGCCACCATGATCGCACCCCTGGCCGGGCGGATCACCATCGATGGCCTCGACGTTGTTAAGGACCGGAAGAAGGTGAAGCCCCTCATCGGCTACATGCCCCAGCGCTTCGGCCTCTACGCGGACCTGACGGTGGACGAGAACCTGCGCTTCTTCATGGATGTCTTCAACATTCCCCGGGCGGAGCGGATCCGCCGTCGGGAGAAATACCTCGGGTTCTCCAACCTCCTTCCCTTTGTCGACCGCCCGGCGGGAAACCTCTCCGGCGGGATGAAGCAGAAGCTGGGACTGGCCTGCGTGCTGGTCCACGAGCCACGGGTCCTCATCCTGGACGAGCCGACCAACGGCGTCGATCCCGTCTCGCGGCAGGAATTCTGGGACATCCTGAAGCAGATGCGGCAGGAGGGCATGACGATCCTGGTCTCGACGGCCTACCTGGACGAGGGGGAGAAGTGCGACCGGCTGGCCCTGATGCACAAGGCGAGCCTGATCGAGACGGCTACCCCGGCGGACGTCCGGGCGGACTTCCCCTCCCTGGAGGAGGCCATGATCGCCCGGATCCGGGACGTGGACGAGGAACTGGCAAATGAAGCCTTCCAGCGGTGA
- a CDS encoding TetR/AcrR family transcriptional regulator translates to MEEATHSDKSGDTVERILRAAAEVFAESGFPGARVDEIARRAGVNKAMLYYHVGDKKNLYEEVVRSIIGKTAERLEEEIGQADTPERKMRIYMRRFAATLDENPVIPPIMMRELASGGQTLPQAAVEGVARVVSLVSTILDEGVKKGVFRSVNPFLIHMLVAGAFIVFKVTTPVRERAEFIPDEVRRMPRELAGSVLEDVEEMVLRAIRK, encoded by the coding sequence ATGGAGGAAGCGACCCACAGCGACAAGTCGGGAGACACGGTGGAAAGGATCCTGCGCGCCGCCGCCGAGGTCTTCGCTGAATCAGGATTCCCAGGGGCCCGGGTCGACGAGATCGCCCGGCGCGCCGGCGTCAACAAGGCTATGCTGTACTATCATGTAGGCGACAAGAAAAACCTTTACGAGGAAGTTGTTCGAAGCATCATCGGCAAGACGGCGGAGCGGCTCGAAGAGGAAATCGGACAGGCGGATACCCCGGAGCGTAAAATGAGGATTTACATGCGTCGCTTCGCCGCCACCCTGGACGAAAACCCCGTCATTCCGCCCATCATGATGCGAGAGCTGGCCTCCGGCGGGCAGACGCTGCCCCAGGCGGCGGTGGAGGGGGTGGCCCGGGTGGTGTCGCTCGTCTCGACCATTCTGGACGAAGGGGTCAAAAAGGGCGTCTTCAGGTCCGTCAACCCCTTTCTCATCCATATGCTTGTGGCGGGGGCCTTTATCGTCTTCAAGGTGACGACGCCGGTCCGGGAGAGGGCGGAGTTCATTCCCGATGAGGTCCGCAGGATGCCCCGGGAACTTGCAGGTTCCGTTCTCGAGGATGTCGAAGAGATGGTTCTCAGGGCGATCAGGAAATAA
- a CDS encoding peptidase M16 — MSDQNSSPAPVLATGEFHEGFRVVRVEPVEDIRVTAYLMEHEITGARVLHLHSRDRENLFAVAFPTPPADSTGLPHILEHSVLAGSRTYPVKDAFNELMKGSLQTFINAFTYPDKTVYPVASQTPADFYNLARVYADLVFHPRLLPETFRQEGHHLEPADPDDPAGGLTVSGIVFNEMKGAYSSPESLLYKAIQENLYPATPYVHDSGGSPDEIPSLTYDQFRAFHRARYAPSNAFFFLYGDIPPQEHLAFLKTILEGAERTDAAAEIPNQERWEAPRSVRATYPIGKDEPRERKSTVNAAWMLTDGRDSETAVLLEIVAGILVGSAAGPLRKALVDSGLGEDLSPATGIERDLKQIFFSTGLRGTDPEKAEEIEKLILDTLEAETEKGFDRELIEGTLHQVEFHGREIKRKTYPYGITLMGRSFHSWLYGGNPLAGLNFPAIISGIRRKWEADPRLFEKIARTWLIENPHRLLVVLEPSESMQEERESAFRDRMAGLRSTLSNGDMERIRREADDLRRYQSEPDPPEAAATLPRLEIADIPVEPEYIPTEESLLGGVPTLRHDLYTNGIAYWSLAFDIADIPEDLQPYLPLLGKLTLNMGAAGRSYEEMAKRLALKTGGLRFSLSAGFGRRGQGTWQKLLVEGKALYRNLPDALAILKDLLLAGDLGDRARMRDLVLEKKNRLQAAVIPSGHSFAKMAAAASLALPAWRDEQWHGRSQLRFAARTAESLEKETERLQETLAGLKTAVFRRAGMTVDIAADREGLSILSAELGALITDLPAGKTSPPVETTPKPSRPGVAIPADVNYVARVLPAPVHGDPQAAALLVLARYLSSGYLYKRIRVQGGAYGGMCGYDSMNGLFSFLSYRDPHLVETLDVYDGVPDEIRRGIDPEELEKAVIGTIGLLDRPSDPSGKAHTAMIRHIAGVTDDDRRALRRRILDMTPETMQAAAEAFLADSMDRSSVAVFAPEEKLQKANESLQEALEVEPLVQAKA; from the coding sequence ATGTCCGATCAAAACAGCAGTCCCGCGCCGGTCCTTGCAACAGGTGAGTTTCACGAAGGATTCCGCGTCGTCCGCGTCGAACCCGTCGAAGATATCCGCGTTACCGCCTATCTGATGGAGCACGAGATAACGGGGGCCCGGGTCCTCCACCTCCACAGCCGGGACCGGGAAAACCTCTTTGCGGTGGCCTTCCCCACGCCTCCGGCGGACTCGACGGGCCTCCCACACATCCTGGAGCACTCCGTCCTGGCGGGATCGCGGACCTATCCCGTGAAAGACGCCTTCAACGAACTGATGAAAGGCTCGCTGCAGACCTTCATCAATGCCTTCACCTACCCGGACAAGACGGTCTATCCCGTGGCCAGCCAGACACCGGCGGATTTCTACAACCTCGCCCGGGTCTACGCGGACCTCGTGTTCCATCCCCGCCTGCTCCCGGAGACCTTCCGGCAGGAGGGGCACCATCTGGAGCCGGCGGATCCGGACGACCCCGCCGGCGGCCTGACCGTCTCGGGCATCGTCTTCAATGAGATGAAGGGCGCCTATTCCTCCCCGGAGTCGCTGCTGTACAAGGCCATCCAGGAGAACCTGTACCCCGCGACCCCTTACGTTCACGACTCCGGCGGCAGCCCGGATGAAATCCCTTCTCTGACCTACGACCAGTTCCGGGCGTTCCATCGGGCCCGCTACGCTCCGTCGAACGCCTTCTTCTTTCTCTACGGAGACATCCCGCCGCAGGAGCACCTGGCCTTCCTGAAGACGATCCTCGAAGGCGCGGAACGGACCGACGCCGCAGCGGAGATCCCCAACCAGGAGCGCTGGGAGGCGCCCCGGTCGGTCCGGGCCACCTACCCCATCGGCAAGGACGAGCCCCGGGAGCGGAAGTCCACCGTCAACGCCGCCTGGATGCTCACCGACGGCCGGGATTCCGAGACGGCCGTCCTCCTGGAGATCGTGGCGGGGATCCTCGTGGGCAGCGCCGCGGGCCCCCTCCGGAAGGCCCTCGTCGACTCGGGCCTTGGCGAGGACCTTTCACCCGCGACGGGCATCGAGCGGGACTTGAAGCAGATCTTCTTCTCCACGGGCCTCCGGGGAACCGATCCGGAAAAGGCCGAGGAGATCGAAAAGCTGATCCTGGACACGCTGGAGGCCGAAACGGAGAAAGGATTCGACCGGGAGCTGATCGAGGGAACCCTGCACCAGGTGGAGTTTCACGGACGGGAAATCAAAAGAAAAACGTATCCCTACGGGATCACCCTGATGGGCCGATCCTTCCATAGCTGGCTCTACGGGGGCAATCCACTGGCGGGCCTGAATTTCCCGGCCATCATCAGCGGCATCCGCCGGAAATGGGAGGCGGACCCCCGTCTCTTCGAGAAGATCGCCCGGACGTGGCTGATCGAGAACCCGCACCGCCTCCTGGTCGTCCTCGAACCGAGCGAGTCGATGCAGGAAGAGCGGGAGTCGGCCTTCCGCGACCGGATGGCGGGGCTGCGCTCGACCCTGTCCAACGGTGACATGGAGCGGATCCGGCGGGAGGCGGACGATCTGCGGCGATACCAGTCGGAGCCGGACCCGCCCGAGGCGGCGGCGACCCTGCCCCGGCTCGAGATCGCAGACATCCCCGTCGAGCCGGAATATATCCCGACGGAAGAATCCCTGCTGGGGGGCGTGCCGACCCTGCGGCACGATCTTTACACCAACGGGATTGCATACTGGTCACTGGCTTTCGACATAGCGGACATCCCGGAAGACCTCCAGCCGTATCTCCCTCTCCTGGGGAAGCTGACCCTCAACATGGGCGCCGCGGGCCGATCCTACGAGGAGATGGCCAAGCGGCTCGCCCTGAAGACGGGCGGTCTCCGCTTCTCCCTCTCGGCGGGCTTCGGCCGGAGGGGCCAAGGAACCTGGCAGAAGCTGCTCGTCGAGGGGAAGGCCCTCTACCGGAACCTCCCCGACGCCTTGGCGATCCTGAAGGACCTCCTCCTGGCGGGGGACCTGGGCGACCGGGCCCGCATGCGGGACCTGGTCCTGGAAAAGAAGAACCGCCTCCAGGCGGCGGTCATCCCCTCGGGACACTCCTTTGCGAAAATGGCGGCGGCGGCCTCCCTGGCCCTGCCGGCCTGGCGGGACGAGCAGTGGCACGGCCGCTCCCAGCTTCGCTTCGCCGCCCGGACGGCCGAATCCCTGGAGAAGGAAACGGAACGCCTGCAGGAAACCCTGGCCGGGCTGAAAACAGCGGTGTTCCGCCGGGCCGGCATGACGGTCGACATTGCCGCCGACCGGGAAGGGCTCTCGATCCTCTCGGCGGAGTTGGGCGCCCTCATCACGGATCTCCCTGCAGGAAAGACGTCGCCTCCTGTCGAGACAACCCCGAAGCCGTCGCGGCCGGGCGTCGCCATCCCCGCCGACGTGAACTACGTCGCCCGGGTCCTGCCGGCGCCGGTCCACGGGGATCCGCAGGCGGCGGCCCTCCTGGTCCTGGCCCGATATCTTTCAAGCGGCTATCTCTACAAGCGGATCCGCGTCCAGGGCGGGGCTTACGGAGGCATGTGCGGCTACGACTCGATGAACGGGCTGTTCTCCTTCCTGTCCTACCGGGATCCCCACCTCGTCGAAACCCTGGACGTCTACGACGGCGTGCCCGACGAAATCCGGCGGGGAATCGACCCGGAGGAACTGGAGAAGGCCGTCATCGGCACGATCGGCCTCCTGGACCGCCCGTCGGATCCCTCGGGGAAAGCCCACACGGCCATGATCCGCCACATCGCCGGCGTCACCGACGACGACCGGCGCGCCCTCAGGCGGCGGATCCTGGACATGACGCCGGAGACGATGCAGGCGGCGGCGGAGGCATTCCTGGCCGACTCGATGGACCGGTCGTCCGTCGCGGTGTTCGCCCCGGAGGAGAAGCTGCAAAAGGCCAATGAGAGCCTGCAGGAAGCCCTGGAGGTGGAGCCGCTGGTCCAGGCGAAGGCCTGA